The Palaemon carinicauda isolate YSFRI2023 chromosome 43, ASM3689809v2, whole genome shotgun sequence genomic sequence catacacatagacctagccagagccatagccatagcaattgccatagccatagccaaagacatagacataacctgccatagccatagacagccatagccatagagatagccgtagccatagccatagccatagacataccctTAGCTATAGATTTAGACATAGCCATATctatagccttagccatagctatAGTCATAGACAAAGACATActataaccatagccatagacatagatatagccatagccatagcaatatcaatacccatggtagacatagacatagcgttagccatagccatagatatagacatagccatagacatagaaaacCATATAGCCAGAGCTattgccatagtcatagccatagccatagacatagacatagccatagaatatccttagacatagccatagccttagacatagccatagccttagactTAGCCagtgccatagacatagacattgatacagccatagccatagccatagccatagctatagacatagacatagacatagccatagacatagacatagcttaGCCATTGACGTAGccttagccgtagccgtagccatacccatagccatagatgtagccGTATCTGTAGCCTTagccattgacatagacatagacatagccatatacGTAGCattagccgtagccgtagccaaagccatagccttagacgtagccatagacatagacataggccTAGACATGGCCATAGATATGGCcaaaaccatagccatagccatagacatacacaaagccatagccatagctgtaaCCATAGCCGTAGTCGTAGCCATAGATGTAGCCATATCAGTAGCCGTAGCtttagccatacacatagacataaacagagccatagacatagacaaagacatagcctTAGCTATagccatggtatacatagccatacccatagccatagccatagacatagccatacccatagccatcGCCAAAGCCATAACCATAACCATAGACAAAgttatagatatagccatagacatagacatagccatagacatagacctaGGCATAGCTATAGCCATGgtagacatacccatagccatagccatagacatagacctagccatagccatacatatagacatagccatagccatagccatagacatagacatagacatagccatagccatagacagacatagccatagccatagccatagacaaagccatagtcatagccatagccaaagccatagtcatagccatagctatacatatagccatagacataaaccTAGCCATtgccagagacatagacatagccatagccatagccatggtagacatatacatagacatagccatagccttatccatagccatagtcatagccgtagccatagccattgccattgccatagccgtagccatagccagagtcatagtcatagccatagccatagccatagccacacagacatagccatggcc encodes the following:
- the LOC137633539 gene encoding glycine, alanine and asparagine-rich protein-like codes for the protein MGRAVTLSLAMSMSSAIAMAMAMSMSMSVYGYGSGYGYGYVSIYCYGSGYVYVYVSLYGYGYGYVYVYTHGHVHVNVYVYGYGYGYGYVHVHVHGYGYGSGNGDGNSNGNFYGYGYISGYGFVYVYVYGYIYESMSMAMAMGMSTMAIAMPRSMSMAMSMSMAISITLSMVMVMALAMAMGMAMSMAMAMGMAMYTMAIAKAMSLSMSMALFMSMCMAKATATDMATSMATTTAMVTAMAMALCMSMAMAMVLAISMAMSRPMSMSMATSKAMALATATANATYMAMSMSMSMAKATDTATSMAMGYGYGYVYGYGYGYGYGSGYVYVKVSGYGYG